The Aphis gossypii isolate Hap1 unplaced genomic scaffold, ASM2018417v2 Contig00823, whole genome shotgun sequence genome contains a region encoding:
- the LOC126555379 gene encoding NF-kappa-B inhibitor cactus-like, giving the protein MWSKSNADKLKMELSGKREKQQQSIKSEKVTEDNTNIKMDSGFLSGANLSCDMLSKENIECDVKNKDLNFKQLKETPTIVVDSGLDICESGCLSELDVDQKNTCKSYSNTEHNWQFYFQQNEDGDTQLHLAILHGYIQVSKRLIDICPDSKLLDIRNDDGQSALHLAVITNQCEIVKYLMMANANAEVLDCNGNTAVHLACYGGKLDCLRILASYVLLPKIFDTINYDGLACIHIATIANHPNLLRFIVNSSKNVNITDYKSGYTALHFAVALNRANLIECLLDKVDPNIESYAGKLAFEIDVDYDEDEEDNEISDDLVKSMNVLQLPNNSSIKC; this is encoded by the exons ATGTGGTCCAAGAGCAACGCAGACAAACTAAAAATGGAACTTTCAGGCAAGCGGGAGAAACAACAGCAGTCCATTAAAAGCGAGAAGGTTACTGAAGACAataccaatataaaaatggattCTGGATTCTTGTCTGGTGCCAATCTGTCTTGCGATATGTTATCCAAAGAGAATATTGAATGCGATGTAAAAAACAAAGACCTCAATTTCAAACAACTAAAAGAAACACCAACAATTGTTGTGGATAGTGGTTTGGATATCTGTGAATCGGGCTGTTTGAGTGAATTGGATGTTGACCAAAAAAACACCTGTAAATCCTATTCTAACACTGAACACAATTGGCAGTTTTATTTCCAACAGAATGAAGACGGTGACAC gcAACTTCATCTTGCTATCCTTCATGGATATATCCAAGTTTCAAAACGGTTAATTGATATTTGTCCAGATTCCAAACTATTAGATATACGAAATGATGATGGCCAA agtGCTCTCCATTTGGCTGTTATCACAAACCAATgtgaaattgtaaaataccTAATGATGGCTAATGCCAATGCAGAAGTATTAGATTGTAATGGAAATACAGCAGTTCATTTGGCATGTTATGGTGGAAAACTAGATTGCCTGAGAATATTAGCTAGTTATGTATtactaccaaaaatatttgatactattaattatgatg gTTTGGCATGTATTCATATTGCAACAATTGCTAACCATCCAAATCTACTtagatttattgttaatagttcaaaaaatgtgaatatcaca gatTATAAAAGTGGATACACGGCATTACACTTTGCTGTAGCTCTAAATAGAGCTAATCTAATTGAATGTTTATTAGATAAAGTTGATCCAAACATTGAGAGTTATGCTGGAAAATTAGCATTTGAAATTGATGTTGATTATGATGAAGATGAAGAAGATAAtgaaatt tCTGACGATCTTGTGAAATCAATGAATGTACTTCAGTTACCTAATAACAGTTCAATCAAGTGTTGA
- the LOC126555378 gene encoding uncharacterized protein LOC126555378: MVYVCLVKGCINSFKYTTKKCKLFKFPKDELMSKQWLINCNRQDLIGKSLEYFKVCSDHFLECMYKTAEKKVLLPHAVPTDFTMIPKEDSCTTTACQDTSISNPISNASVSTSTPLNQEESFSYSCLPSQSTSCSTDQPMSSSTQTTQLLSLHTPRKQKYRAQLQNIKNKYEQLEQKFEALSQEVHKKSCANEIDVTSVELFNRVVEAQLPPNLSMVIKQYVQMGKRKPQGVRYSNEIKQLALTIFFFGPQVYTFLKTLLLLPSSRTLRRITQKINIVPGLNDVIFETIELKINNLKDDAKDCVLCIDEMSIKTHLFYNLSHDYIVGFNNSYDRKTYEPAKHVLCFMLRSINYNWKQPIAYFFINNSCTGLHLQNTIFAVISRIQKTSLNIRVLTTDQGSNFTSFAKAMNVSCERPFFFVNGNSVIVPT; the protein is encoded by the exons atGGTTTATGTATGCCTTGTGAAAGGTTGTATAAATTCGTTCAAGTATACAACGAAGAAgtgtaaactatttaaatttccaaaagACGAATTAAT GTCCAAGCAATGGTTGATAAATTGTAATCGGCAAGATTTAATTGGAAAATCATTGGAGTACTTCAAGGTTTGTTCAGATCATTTCTTGGAATGTATGTACAAAACTGcagaaaaaaaagttctatTGCCTCATGCTGTTCCTACTGATTTCACAATGATTCCTAAAGAAGATTCTTGTACTACTACGGCCTGTCAAGATACAAGTATTTCCAACCCAATATCTAATGCTTCAGTTTCTACAAGTACTCCATTAAACCAAGAAGAGTCATTTTCTTATTCTTGTTTACCATCTCAAAGTACATCATGTTCGACTGATCAACCAATGTCCTCATCAACACAAACGACTCAATTACTCTCATTACATACACCTAGAAAACAAAAGTATAGAGCTCAacttcaaaacattaaaaataaatatgaacaattaGAACAGAAATTTGAAGCATTGAGTCAAGAAGTACACAAAAAAAGTTGTGCAAATGAAATAGATGTTACTTCAGtagaattatttaatcgaGTTGTTGAAGCACAGTTACCTCCTAATCTGAGCATGGTTATTAAACAGTATGTACAAATGGGCAAGAGAAAACCTCAAGGTGTGCGGTATTCAAATGAAATCAAGCAGTTGGctctaacaatatttttctttggtCCTCaagtatacacatttttaaaaacattgttgcTATTACCCAGTTCAAGAACTTTACGAAGAATAAcacagaaaattaatatagtacctGGATTAAATGATGTCATATTTGAAACCatagaattgaaaataaataatctaaaagaTGATGCAAAGGATTGTGTTTTATGTATTGATGAGATGTcaattaaaacacatttattttacaatttgtcaCATGATTATATAGTAGGGTTTAATAATTCGTACGACAGAAAAACATATGAACCAGCAAAGCATGTACTCTGTTTTATGTTAAGaagcataaattataattggaaGCAGCCTATAGCATACTTTTTCATCAACAATAGTTGTACTGGACTTCATCttcaaaatactatatttgcAGTTATTAGTCGTATCCAAAAGACATCACTCAATATAAGAGTATTAACAACTGACCAAGGATCTAATTTTACAAGTTTTGCAAAGGCCATGAATGTATCGTGTGAAcgtccatttttttttgttaatggcAATTCTGTGATTGTacccacataa
- the LOC126555377 gene encoding uncharacterized protein LOC126555377 isoform X1, translating into MVRHYKRKTNQHSWSEESMKSAILAYNNKEMGFRKAALSFGVPQTTLERRAKQFAATDNLAEASTKALGRFKTVFTQEQEVQLVEYIKTMEARLFGLTSLELRSLAYQLAVKNNISHTFCKDDLAGVDWLYGFMKRHPDLSLRQPEATSAARASGFNQVAVGKFFALLTEVVDKNKLTASQIFNVDETGITCVPKSHSKVIACRGRRQVGAITSAERGQTITAEICMGADGSYMPPMLIFPRVRNKPELIDGGPPGAWAEVHPSGWIQTDLFLKWFDKFVIFSRASKTHKVLLLLDGHATHTKSLELIDKARDAGVILLCFPPHCTHRLQPLDVAFMKPLSLYYSDEVKKWLREHAKDHRVVTQFQIASLFGRAYIKASTMTTAISGFRATGIWPVDANIFKEHDFLASAATDIDLNVSVADQQNISNSVLPVQPEVLTPITQTNSLPIINDSTLSLTQHSSPGCSHWSAGAEKSYFTLSPEEIQPIPKSNKTAARISRRRGKTAILTESPYKNELLAANILSATPRQVKRSLSFGQKKKARTTKKNLNKKTKTNEADEKCLYCDEPYSTSVDGWIQCVQCKKWAHCPCAGIEEDYETMFKCEFCS; encoded by the exons ATGGTTAGgcattataaaagaaaaaccaaCCAACATTCATGGTCTGAAGAATCTATGAAGTCTGCAATattagcatataataataaagaaatggGATTCAGAAAAGCTGCATTATCTTTTGGTGTTCCTCAAACTACTCTGGAAAGAAGAGCAAAACAATTTGCTGCAACTGACAATTTAGCTGAAGCTAGCACAAAAG ctcTTGGAAGATTCAAAACGGTGTTTACTCAGGAGCAGGAGGTCCAATTAGTAGAGTACATAAAGACTATGGAAGCGCGTTTATTTGGTTTGACTTCATTAGAGTTGAGAAGTTTAGCATACCAATTagcagtaaaaaataatataagccatacattttgtaaagaTGATTTAGCAGGAGTGGACTGGTTGTATGGCTTTATGAAGCGACATCCAGACTTATCATTACGTCAACCTGAAGCTACGTCAGCTGCTAGAGCATCAGGCTTCAATCAGGTTGCTGTTGGTAAGTTTTTTGCTTTATTAACTGAAGTcgtggataaaaataaattaacagctTCGCAAATATTCAACGTTGATGAGACTGGGATAACTTGTGTACCAAAATCTCATAGTAAAGTTATTGCATGTCGTGGCCGTCGACAAGTAGGAGCGATAACTTCTGCTGAAAGGGGCCAGACGATAACAGCTGAAATATGCATGGGTGCTGATGGGTCATACATGCCTCCAATGCTTATTTTTCCTCGCGTAAGAAACAAACCAGAACTTATAGATGGTGGACCACCTGGAGCATGGGCTGAAGTTCATCCAAGTGGATGGATACAAACCGATTTGTTTCTTAAATGGtttgataaatttgtaattttttccaGAGCATCTAAGACCCATAaggttttacttttattagatGGCCATGCTACACACACTAAATCATTAGAACTTATAGATAAAGCTAGAGATGCTGGTGTTATATTGCTTTGCTTTCCACCTCACTGCACGCATAGACTTCAACCATTAGATGTAGCTTTTATGAAACCACTtagcttatattatagtgatgaAGTTAAGAAATGGCTTAGAGAGCATGCTAAAGACCACAGAGTTGTAACACAGTTTCAGATTGCGTCGCTTTTTGGTAGAGCATATATAAAAGCGTCAACTATGACAACAGCCATCAGTGGCTTCAGAGCAACAGGCATTTGGCCAGTAGATGCCAACATATTTAAAGAACATGACTTCCTTGCTAGTGCTGCTACTGACAttgatttaaatgtttcaGTAGCagatcaacaaaatatttcaaacagtGTGCTCCCAGTTCAACCAGAAGTGTTAACACCAATCACACAAACAAATAGTCTGCCCATCATCAATGATTCAACTCTTTCTCTAACACAGCATAGTTCACCAGGATGTTCTCATTGGTCAGCAGGTGctgaaaaatcatattttactttatctcCTGAAGAAATTCAACCTATtcctaaaagtaataaaaccgCTGCACGAATATCTAGGAGAAGAGGGAAAACAGCAATTCTCACAGAATCTCCTTACAAAAATGAACTTTTAGCTGCTAACATATTAAGTGCAACACCCAGACAAGTAAAACGTTCTTTATCTTTcggccaaaaaaaaaaggctaGAACAACCAAGAAAAAtcttaacaaaaaaactaaaaccaaCGAAGCGGATGAAAAGTGTTTGTATTGTGATGAGCCTTACTCGACTTCAGTTGATGGGTGGATTCAGTGTGTGCAATGTAAAAAATGGGCTCATTGTCCTTGTGCTGGAATTGAAGAAGATTATGAGACAATGTTTAAGTGTGAATTTTgttcctaa
- the LOC126555377 gene encoding uncharacterized protein LOC126555377 isoform X2 — MVRHYKRKTNQHSWSEESMKSAILAYNNKEMGFRKAALSFGVPQTTLERRAKQFAATDNLAEASTKALGRFKTVFTQEQEVQLVEYIKTMEARLFDDLAGVDWLYGFMKRHPDLSLRQPEATSAARASGFNQVAVGKFFALLTEVVDKNKLTASQIFNVDETGITCVPKSHSKVIACRGRRQVGAITSAERGQTITAEICMGADGSYMPPMLIFPRVRNKPELIDGGPPGAWAEVHPSGWIQTDLFLKWFDKFVIFSRASKTHKVLLLLDGHATHTKSLELIDKARDAGVILLCFPPHCTHRLQPLDVAFMKPLSLYYSDEVKKWLREHAKDHRVVTQFQIASLFGRAYIKASTMTTAISGFRATGIWPVDANIFKEHDFLASAATDIDLNVSVADQQNISNSVLPVQPEVLTPITQTNSLPIINDSTLSLTQHSSPGCSHWSAGAEKSYFTLSPEEIQPIPKSNKTAARISRRRGKTAILTESPYKNELLAANILSATPRQVKRSLSFGQKKKARTTKKNLNKKTKTNEADEKCLYCDEPYSTSVDGWIQCVQCKKWAHCPCAGIEEDYETMFKCEFCS; from the exons ATGGTTAGgcattataaaagaaaaaccaaCCAACATTCATGGTCTGAAGAATCTATGAAGTCTGCAATattagcatataataataaagaaatggGATTCAGAAAAGCTGCATTATCTTTTGGTGTTCCTCAAACTACTCTGGAAAGAAGAGCAAAACAATTTGCTGCAACTGACAATTTAGCTGAAGCTAGCACAAAAG ctcTTGGAAGATTCAAAACGGTGTTTACTCAGGAGCAGGAGGTCCAATTAGTAGAGTACATAAAGACTATGGAAGCGCGTTTATTTG aTGATTTAGCAGGAGTGGACTGGTTGTATGGCTTTATGAAGCGACATCCAGACTTATCATTACGTCAACCTGAAGCTACGTCAGCTGCTAGAGCATCAGGCTTCAATCAGGTTGCTGTTGGTAAGTTTTTTGCTTTATTAACTGAAGTcgtggataaaaataaattaacagctTCGCAAATATTCAACGTTGATGAGACTGGGATAACTTGTGTACCAAAATCTCATAGTAAAGTTATTGCATGTCGTGGCCGTCGACAAGTAGGAGCGATAACTTCTGCTGAAAGGGGCCAGACGATAACAGCTGAAATATGCATGGGTGCTGATGGGTCATACATGCCTCCAATGCTTATTTTTCCTCGCGTAAGAAACAAACCAGAACTTATAGATGGTGGACCACCTGGAGCATGGGCTGAAGTTCATCCAAGTGGATGGATACAAACCGATTTGTTTCTTAAATGGtttgataaatttgtaattttttccaGAGCATCTAAGACCCATAaggttttacttttattagatGGCCATGCTACACACACTAAATCATTAGAACTTATAGATAAAGCTAGAGATGCTGGTGTTATATTGCTTTGCTTTCCACCTCACTGCACGCATAGACTTCAACCATTAGATGTAGCTTTTATGAAACCACTtagcttatattatagtgatgaAGTTAAGAAATGGCTTAGAGAGCATGCTAAAGACCACAGAGTTGTAACACAGTTTCAGATTGCGTCGCTTTTTGGTAGAGCATATATAAAAGCGTCAACTATGACAACAGCCATCAGTGGCTTCAGAGCAACAGGCATTTGGCCAGTAGATGCCAACATATTTAAAGAACATGACTTCCTTGCTAGTGCTGCTACTGACAttgatttaaatgtttcaGTAGCagatcaacaaaatatttcaaacagtGTGCTCCCAGTTCAACCAGAAGTGTTAACACCAATCACACAAACAAATAGTCTGCCCATCATCAATGATTCAACTCTTTCTCTAACACAGCATAGTTCACCAGGATGTTCTCATTGGTCAGCAGGTGctgaaaaatcatattttactttatctcCTGAAGAAATTCAACCTATtcctaaaagtaataaaaccgCTGCACGAATATCTAGGAGAAGAGGGAAAACAGCAATTCTCACAGAATCTCCTTACAAAAATGAACTTTTAGCTGCTAACATATTAAGTGCAACACCCAGACAAGTAAAACGTTCTTTATCTTTcggccaaaaaaaaaaggctaGAACAACCAAGAAAAAtcttaacaaaaaaactaaaaccaaCGAAGCGGATGAAAAGTGTTTGTATTGTGATGAGCCTTACTCGACTTCAGTTGATGGGTGGATTCAGTGTGTGCAATGTAAAAAATGGGCTCATTGTCCTTGTGCTGGAATTGAAGAAGATTATGAGACAATGTTTAAGTGTGAATTTTgttcctaa